One genomic window of Microcoleus sp. AS-A8 includes the following:
- a CDS encoding pentapeptide repeat-containing protein: MMKSRILVALLLLFTLCSCQASENEGEKLKAQLKETKKCPGCELNSVDLTGTDLTGADLSGAKLNDANLSGVKLNNANLSGAFLDSAKLNDANLSGANLSAAGLATANLKSANLTGANLSSAYLKGADLTGSVLNNANLKEADLSTAKLEGAKLEGANLSGAIMPDGSIKK, translated from the coding sequence ATGATGAAATCAAGAATTCTTGTTGCATTACTGTTGCTGTTCACCCTTTGCAGTTGTCAAGCGTCGGAAAACGAAGGGGAAAAATTGAAGGCGCAATTAAAAGAAACTAAAAAATGCCCCGGTTGCGAATTGAATAGCGTTGATCTGACGGGTACTGATTTGACTGGCGCTGATCTGAGTGGGGCAAAGCTCAATGATGCTAATCTGAGTGGTGTAAAGCTGAATAATGCCAATCTCAGTGGAGCTTTCCTAGATAGCGCCAAGCTGAATGATGCCAATCTCAGTGGTGCCAACCTCAGTGCTGCGGGATTAGCGACAGCTAATCTCAAGAGTGCCAACCTCACTGGTGCCAATCTGAGTAGTGCTTACTTAAAGGGAGCAGACTTAACGGGTTCTGTTTTGAACAATGCCAACCTGAAAGAAGCAGACTTAAGTACTGCCAAGCTAGAGGGTGCCAAGCTAGAGGGTGCGAACCTCAGTGGCGCAATCATGCCTGATGGAAGCATCAAAAAATAA
- a CDS encoding Fe(3+) ABC transporter substrate-binding protein, giving the protein MKITRRVLMAAITALLVVAVGHLTQPAPGVAQEKVINLYSARHYDTDNALYESFTRKTSIKVNLVEAKAEELIERIKSEGANSPADVIVTVDAGNLWRAKESGILQPISSRVLDTAIPANLRDPDKTWFGLSRRARVIVYNKDRVNPSQLSTYEDLANPKWKGKILVRSSSNVYNQSLVGWLLAAHGPEKTEEWVRGLVGNFARPPEGNDTAQIKAVADGVGDIAIANHYYVARLANSKKPEEKAIAQKVGVFFPNQRDRGTHVNICGAAVVKTSKNKQAAQQFIEYLASPEAQEIFAKNNYEYPIIKSVTPADVVKTFGQLKGDEKTLAAVFGKNNPDALKIMDRAGWK; this is encoded by the coding sequence ATGAAAATTACTCGACGTGTCTTGATGGCTGCCATCACCGCGCTACTTGTAGTGGCGGTGGGGCATTTGACTCAGCCAGCCCCCGGCGTTGCCCAGGAAAAAGTGATTAACCTTTATTCCGCACGTCATTATGACACTGATAATGCACTATACGAAAGCTTTACCAGAAAGACAAGCATCAAGGTCAACTTAGTTGAGGCTAAAGCTGAAGAATTAATCGAACGGATTAAAAGCGAAGGTGCCAATAGCCCAGCCGATGTGATAGTTACTGTGGACGCTGGTAACCTATGGCGGGCAAAAGAATCTGGAATCTTGCAACCTATTTCTTCGCGGGTGCTGGACACTGCAATTCCAGCAAACCTTAGAGACCCGGACAAGACCTGGTTTGGTCTATCGAGGCGGGCGCGAGTCATTGTATACAACAAAGACAGGGTGAATCCATCCCAACTGTCAACTTACGAAGATTTAGCCAATCCTAAATGGAAAGGTAAAATCCTCGTGCGCTCATCAAGTAACGTCTACAACCAGTCTCTCGTGGGGTGGTTACTCGCAGCACATGGCCCTGAAAAAACTGAGGAATGGGTACGCGGTCTTGTTGGCAACTTCGCCCGTCCCCCAGAAGGCAATGATACGGCTCAAATTAAGGCAGTTGCGGATGGTGTAGGGGACATTGCGATCGCTAACCATTACTACGTCGCCCGCCTTGCGAATTCCAAGAAGCCGGAAGAAAAAGCGATCGCACAAAAAGTTGGTGTGTTCTTCCCCAATCAGAGAGATCGGGGTACCCACGTTAACATCTGTGGCGCGGCTGTTGTGAAGACTTCCAAAAATAAACAGGCAGCACAACAGTTTATTGAGTACCTGGCAAGTCCAGAAGCTCAAGAAATCTTTGCCAAGAATAACTATGAATACCCCATCATTAAGAGTGTTACTCCGGCTGATGTTGTTAAGACATTTGGTCAATTAAAGGGCGATGAAAAAACTCTTGCTGCCGTGTTTGGCAAGAACAATCCGGACGCCCTTAAAATCATGGATCGTGCTGGATGGAAATAA
- a CDS encoding iron ABC transporter permease → MEKPIRYAPTPSGSVSRKPVFPRVRFSGWTVLVIAIAFLISTPVLFVLGNIFTDSGEVWKHLAETVLWRYITNSFWLMMGVGWGVLVIGVGTAWLVTMCRFLGSRLFEWALLLPLAAPAYVLAYTYTDFLEFSGPVQTALRNLFGWGYGDYWFPNVRSLWGAIVMLTLVLYPYVYLLARVAFLEQSVCTLEASRTLGCGPWRSFATVALPLARPSIVAGLALALMETLNDFGTVQYFGVDTFTTGIYRTWFGLGERVAATQLAAFLLLFILWLILLERWSRRRARYYQSAAAHRRLPSYQLRGIRAIGAGLACFVPLALGFLLPAVILLDMTIKNAEITLDDRFWGFARNSFILAALTATLGVAIAIVMAYGLRLRSNAAMRLSARVASMGYAVPGSVIAVGILIPIGRLDNAIDAWMRSSFGISTGLLLSGTITALVFAYLVRFLAVSFSTVEASLGKIKPSLDDAARSLGYNSTSTLVKVHIPLMWGGLLTAGMMVFVDVMKELPATLIVRPFNFDTLAVRVYNLASDERLAEAAGPALAIVAVGIIPVILLSLRIAGSGRNRINS, encoded by the coding sequence ATGGAAAAACCGATTCGATATGCACCTACCCCCTCTGGAAGCGTCAGCCGCAAGCCAGTATTTCCCCGTGTGCGTTTCAGTGGCTGGACGGTTCTGGTTATCGCGATCGCTTTTCTCATCTCGACGCCAGTCCTATTTGTCTTGGGCAACATCTTCACGGACTCTGGCGAGGTTTGGAAGCATCTAGCCGAAACAGTCTTGTGGCGTTACATCACCAACTCGTTTTGGTTGATGATGGGGGTCGGCTGGGGTGTTTTAGTGATTGGGGTGGGGACGGCATGGCTGGTAACGATGTGCCGCTTTCTGGGTAGTCGTCTATTTGAATGGGCACTATTGCTTCCTCTGGCTGCACCGGCTTATGTGCTGGCTTACACCTATACTGACTTTTTGGAATTTTCGGGACCTGTACAAACAGCACTGCGTAATCTGTTTGGTTGGGGGTATGGGGACTATTGGTTTCCCAATGTGCGATCGCTTTGGGGAGCAATTGTCATGCTGACATTAGTCCTGTATCCCTACGTTTATCTGCTGGCGCGAGTTGCCTTTTTAGAGCAATCCGTGTGTACCCTAGAGGCCAGCCGGACGCTGGGTTGTGGCCCTTGGCGCAGTTTCGCTACCGTTGCCTTACCTTTGGCACGACCTTCCATCGTTGCTGGTTTAGCACTCGCTCTGATGGAAACCCTGAACGACTTCGGCACCGTGCAGTATTTTGGTGTTGATACCTTTACGACCGGCATCTATCGGACTTGGTTTGGATTGGGTGAGCGAGTGGCGGCAACTCAACTGGCAGCTTTTCTGTTGTTATTCATCCTCTGGTTGATTTTGCTGGAGCGTTGGTCGCGTCGTCGAGCGCGATATTATCAGAGTGCCGCCGCACACCGCCGACTGCCGAGTTATCAACTCCGGGGAATACGGGCTATCGGTGCTGGATTGGCTTGTTTTGTCCCCCTCGCTCTGGGTTTTCTGCTTCCAGCCGTCATTCTGTTGGATATGACGATTAAAAATGCCGAAATTACCTTAGATGATCGCTTTTGGGGCTTTGCTCGTAATAGTTTCATCCTGGCTGCACTCACTGCCACTTTGGGAGTCGCGATTGCAATTGTAATGGCCTATGGGTTACGTCTGCGATCAAATGCGGCGATGCGTCTCTCAGCACGCGTTGCTTCAATGGGTTACGCTGTGCCCGGTTCGGTGATTGCCGTGGGTATCCTCATCCCTATTGGTAGGCTCGATAATGCGATCGATGCTTGGATGCGAAGCAGCTTTGGCATCTCAACGGGTTTGCTCTTGAGTGGCACCATTACCGCGCTGGTATTTGCTTATTTAGTGCGTTTCCTTGCCGTTTCCTTCAGCACCGTTGAGGCAAGCCTGGGCAAAATCAAGCCGAGTTTAGATGATGCGGCGCGATCGCTCGGATACAACTCAACGAGTACTCTGGTTAAAGTACATATCCCCCTTATGTGGGGCGGTTTGCTGACGGCAGGAATGATGGTCTTTGTGGATGTGATGAAGGAACTGCCAGCCACACTGATCGTTAGACCTTTTAATTTTGACACCCTAGCCGTTCGAGTATACAATCTGGCTTCCGACGAGCGGTTAGCGGAGGCAGCAGGGCCAGCACTAGCGATCGTCGCGGTGGGGATTATACCCGTCATTCTCTTGAGTTTGAGGATTGCTGGGTCTGGGAGAAATCGAATTAATAGCTAA